The Parambassis ranga chromosome 14, fParRan2.1, whole genome shotgun sequence genome includes a window with the following:
- the mlxipl gene encoding carbohydrate-responsive element-binding protein isoform X1 encodes MANKGRHCPAGQSQLQDFSESDSEGETVRVIGTGPATCSFPHAQVIHSGHFMVSSPHSDSAARRRRSGGSHTYDFDTVNRTWCQTYRYGPFSSGSLSIDPTLTRLFECMSLAYSGKIVSPKWKSFKGLRLLWRDKIRLNNAIWRAWFIQCESSTVLLPEEYVERRKNPVCGFVTPLEGSEADAHRKPEAIILEGSYWKRRIEVVIKEYHKWRIYYKKRLQKKKDDILSMLHEGQICQSKLDKPSNQIYQEPEAAPVEAHMFDLDCLLSDISDTLFTMTQKPCPWDGDRHNTYTSNADIIQPGLTLLQPNLEDFMDIPDIFMNYRGQPAEQTGFADCGYFESSSSTAFAPVPSPVVTAPQLLIDTQLAQDNLTSDNLPQPSTSSTRPDQTRSSQDCGEYHTSSIISGPSSYGHQSYHDAPAAICFTSSSEQPASASIPFLYPLPCHKYYTTTSVTSTVITHTASTGAQASATQAHGYSHVGDTYSQTPCHSLSYPAAVSDPVHTAQPPVTAAHRFSVPEQVAITGVRGKHKQKTGGARTVGPSAVPSGPPAMAPTSTSCLAKLLSSSAHERKPSLGFDTAVVTGKGQRSSSPSSSTSSSSTHGGGPSSQLQHGAAWPAGIPMLTPLHSQSATLGHSGPHASTSRGSAVSALLTHGSAHTSPTLLIPKTEKLSPVQLYGTDRSSLSVNFPAHPGQTSPPNPLDKASNPESPHSGFSGHGKMESSKQTETRRITHISAEQKRRFNIKLGFDTLHNLVTTLSSQPSIKISKATTLQKTAEYIGKMQQERAQLHEEAQRLREEIQLLNVAINACQQQLPATGVPITRQRFDHMRRKFREYVRAQTLQNWKFWIFSIIIEPLFESYNGMVSTASVEDLCRSTLSWLDQHCSLPALRPMVLSSLRLLSTTTAILTDPSLLPEQATLAVTQGDPTAALDHSLQPARQ; translated from the exons ATGGCGAACAAGGGGAGACACTGTCCGGCCGGACAGAGCCAGCTACAGGACTTCTCAGAGTCCGACTCTGAGGGAGAAACCGTCCGGGTGATCGGGACCGGACCGGCCACCTGCTCTTTCCCTCACGCGCAGGTCATCCACAGTGGACACTTCATGGTGTCGTCGCCCCACAGCGACTCCGCCGCGCGCAGGAGAAGGAGCGGCGGCTCGCACACATACGACTTTGACACGGTGAACAGGACCTGGTGCCAAACGTACCGGTACGGCCCGTTCAGCTCCGGCAGCCTGAGCATCGACCCCACTCTGACCCGCCTGTTTGAGTGCATGTCCCTGGCCTACAG TGGTAAGATAGTCTCTCCCAAATGGAAGTCCTTTAAGGGCCTGCGGTTGCTCTGGAGAGATAAGATCCGTCTGAACAATGCCATCTGGAGGGCTTGGTTCATTCAGTGTGAGTCGTCCACTGTTCTGCTGCCGGAAGAAT ATGTGGAAAGGAGGAAGAACCCAGTGTGTGGGTTCGTCACCCCGCTGGAAGGCTCGGAGGCTGATGCACATCGGAAGCCTGAG GCCATTATACTAGAGGGCAGCTACTGGAAGCGAAGGATTGAGGTGGTGATCAAGGAGTATCACAAGTGGAGGATTTACTACAAGAAGAGG CTTCAGAAAAAGAAGGATGACATTTTATCAATGCTACATGag GGTCAGATCTGCCAGTCCAAGCTGGACAAACCGTCCAATCAGATCTACCAGGAGCCTGAGGCTGCCCCGGTGGAGGCCCACATGTTTGACCTGGACTGCCTCCTGTCTGACATCTCTGACACCCTTTTCACCATGACGCAGAAACCCTGTCCCTGGGATGGTGACCGGCACAACA CATACACCAGCAACGCTGACATTATTCAGCCGGGTCTGACTCTGCTGCAGCCCAACCTGGAGGATTTCATGGATATACCAG ATATCTTTATGAACTACCGGGGCCAGCCCGCTGAGCAGACTGGTTTTGCTGACTGTGGCTATTTTGAGAGTTCATCCAGCACGGCATTTGCACCAGTCCCCTCCCCTGTGGTAACAGCTCCTCAGCTACTTATCGATACCCAGCTGGCTCAG GACAACCTGACATCTGACAATTTGCCCCAGCCCTCCACATCCAGTACAAGGCCAGACCAGACCAGGTCGAGCCAGGATTGTGGTGAATACCACACGTCCAGCATCATATCAGGACCCTCATCATATGGACATCAGTCATATCACGATGCACCTGCTGCTATATGCTTTACCAGCAGTAGTGAGCAGCCAGCCTCTGCCAGCATTCCTTTTTTGTACCCACTGCCATGCCACAAGTACTACACAACGACCAGCGTGACCTCCACTGTCATCACTCACACCGCCTCCACTGGTGCTCAGGCTTCTGCAACCCAGGCTCATGGCTACTCTCATGTGGGGGACACATACTCCCAGACTCCCTGCCACTCTCTCAGTTACCCAGCTGCTGTGTCGGACCCGGTTCACACAGCACAGCCCCCTGTCACGGCAGCCCACCGCTTCTCAGTCCCAGAGCAGGTGGCTATTACGGGGGTCAGAGGAAAACACAAGcagaagacaggaggagcaaGGACAGTTGGTCCCTCAGCTGTGCCATCTGGACCCCCAGCCATGGCCCCAACATCTACTAGCTGCCTGGCTAAACTGCTCTCCTCCAGTGCTCATGAAC GAAAGCCGTCACTTGGGTTTGATACTGCTGTAGTGACGggcaaaggtcagaggtcatcatcTCCCAGCTCCTCG acaagcagcagcagcactcatgGTGGTGGGCCCTCATcgcagctgcagcatggagctgCTTGGCCTGCAGGGATACCGATGCTGACACCTCTGCACAGCCAGAGCGCCACCCTGGGCCACAGCGGGCCTCACGCCAGCACCTCCAGAGGCTCGGCGGTGTCTGCTCTGCTCACCCACGGCTCGGCGCACACCAGCCCAACCCTCCTCATTCCTAAGACCGAGAAACTCTCACCCGTCCAGCTGTACGGCACAGACAGGAGCAGCTTATCGG TTAATTTTCCAGCACATCCAGGACAGACATCACCACCAAATCCTTTAGACAAAGCCTCCAACCCCGAGTCCCCACACTCCGGCTTCTCAGGACATGGAAAGATGGAGTCAAGTAAG CAAACAGAGACCAGGAGGATAACTCACATCTCAGCAGAGCAGAAGAGGCGTTTCAACATCAAACTGGGATTTGACACTTTACATAACCTCGTGACAACACTCAGCTCTCAGCCAAGCATAAAG ATCAGCAAAGCCACCACGCTACAGAAGACCGCCGAGTACATCGGAAAGATGCAGCAGGAGAGAGCCCAGCTGCACGAGGAGGCCCAGAGACTCAGAGAGGAGATCCAGCTCCTGAACGTCGCCATTAA TGCCTGCCAGCAACAGCTTCCAGCCACTGGTGTTCCCATCACTCGACAGCGCTTTGACCACATGAGGCGGAAGTTCAGAGAGTACGTCCGGGCCCAGACTCTGCAAAACTGGAAGTTCTGGATC TTCAGTATCATCATTGAGCCGCTGTTTGAGTCCTACAATGGAATGGTGTCCACTGCTAGTGTGGAAGACCTGTGTCGATCCACTCTGTCCTGGCTGGACCAGCACTGCTCCCTGCCTGCCCTCAGACCCA TGGTGCTGAGTTCACTCCGCCTCCTGAGTACCACCACGGCCATCCTGACCGACCCCAGCCTCCTACCGGAGCAGGCCACACTTGCTGTTACCCAGGGCGACCCCACTGCTGCCCTGGACCACTCCT
- the mlxipl gene encoding carbohydrate-responsive element-binding protein isoform X2, giving the protein MANKGRHCPAGQSQLQDFSESDSEGETVRVIGTGPATCSFPHAQVIHSGHFMVSSPHSDSAARRRRSGGSHTYDFDTVNRTWCQTYRYGPFSSGSLSIDPTLTRLFECMSLAYSGKIVSPKWKSFKGLRLLWRDKIRLNNAIWRAWFIQYVERRKNPVCGFVTPLEGSEADAHRKPEAIILEGSYWKRRIEVVIKEYHKWRIYYKKRLQKKKDDILSMLHEGQICQSKLDKPSNQIYQEPEAAPVEAHMFDLDCLLSDISDTLFTMTQKPCPWDGDRHNTYTSNADIIQPGLTLLQPNLEDFMDIPDIFMNYRGQPAEQTGFADCGYFESSSSTAFAPVPSPVVTAPQLLIDTQLAQDNLTSDNLPQPSTSSTRPDQTRSSQDCGEYHTSSIISGPSSYGHQSYHDAPAAICFTSSSEQPASASIPFLYPLPCHKYYTTTSVTSTVITHTASTGAQASATQAHGYSHVGDTYSQTPCHSLSYPAAVSDPVHTAQPPVTAAHRFSVPEQVAITGVRGKHKQKTGGARTVGPSAVPSGPPAMAPTSTSCLAKLLSSSAHERKPSLGFDTAVVTGKGQRSSSPSSSTSSSSTHGGGPSSQLQHGAAWPAGIPMLTPLHSQSATLGHSGPHASTSRGSAVSALLTHGSAHTSPTLLIPKTEKLSPVQLYGTDRSSLSVNFPAHPGQTSPPNPLDKASNPESPHSGFSGHGKMESSKQTETRRITHISAEQKRRFNIKLGFDTLHNLVTTLSSQPSIKISKATTLQKTAEYIGKMQQERAQLHEEAQRLREEIQLLNVAINACQQQLPATGVPITRQRFDHMRRKFREYVRAQTLQNWKFWIFSIIIEPLFESYNGMVSTASVEDLCRSTLSWLDQHCSLPALRPMVLSSLRLLSTTTAILTDPSLLPEQATLAVTQGDPTAALDHSLQPARQ; this is encoded by the exons ATGGCGAACAAGGGGAGACACTGTCCGGCCGGACAGAGCCAGCTACAGGACTTCTCAGAGTCCGACTCTGAGGGAGAAACCGTCCGGGTGATCGGGACCGGACCGGCCACCTGCTCTTTCCCTCACGCGCAGGTCATCCACAGTGGACACTTCATGGTGTCGTCGCCCCACAGCGACTCCGCCGCGCGCAGGAGAAGGAGCGGCGGCTCGCACACATACGACTTTGACACGGTGAACAGGACCTGGTGCCAAACGTACCGGTACGGCCCGTTCAGCTCCGGCAGCCTGAGCATCGACCCCACTCTGACCCGCCTGTTTGAGTGCATGTCCCTGGCCTACAG TGGTAAGATAGTCTCTCCCAAATGGAAGTCCTTTAAGGGCCTGCGGTTGCTCTGGAGAGATAAGATCCGTCTGAACAATGCCATCTGGAGGGCTTGGTTCATTCAGT ATGTGGAAAGGAGGAAGAACCCAGTGTGTGGGTTCGTCACCCCGCTGGAAGGCTCGGAGGCTGATGCACATCGGAAGCCTGAG GCCATTATACTAGAGGGCAGCTACTGGAAGCGAAGGATTGAGGTGGTGATCAAGGAGTATCACAAGTGGAGGATTTACTACAAGAAGAGG CTTCAGAAAAAGAAGGATGACATTTTATCAATGCTACATGag GGTCAGATCTGCCAGTCCAAGCTGGACAAACCGTCCAATCAGATCTACCAGGAGCCTGAGGCTGCCCCGGTGGAGGCCCACATGTTTGACCTGGACTGCCTCCTGTCTGACATCTCTGACACCCTTTTCACCATGACGCAGAAACCCTGTCCCTGGGATGGTGACCGGCACAACA CATACACCAGCAACGCTGACATTATTCAGCCGGGTCTGACTCTGCTGCAGCCCAACCTGGAGGATTTCATGGATATACCAG ATATCTTTATGAACTACCGGGGCCAGCCCGCTGAGCAGACTGGTTTTGCTGACTGTGGCTATTTTGAGAGTTCATCCAGCACGGCATTTGCACCAGTCCCCTCCCCTGTGGTAACAGCTCCTCAGCTACTTATCGATACCCAGCTGGCTCAG GACAACCTGACATCTGACAATTTGCCCCAGCCCTCCACATCCAGTACAAGGCCAGACCAGACCAGGTCGAGCCAGGATTGTGGTGAATACCACACGTCCAGCATCATATCAGGACCCTCATCATATGGACATCAGTCATATCACGATGCACCTGCTGCTATATGCTTTACCAGCAGTAGTGAGCAGCCAGCCTCTGCCAGCATTCCTTTTTTGTACCCACTGCCATGCCACAAGTACTACACAACGACCAGCGTGACCTCCACTGTCATCACTCACACCGCCTCCACTGGTGCTCAGGCTTCTGCAACCCAGGCTCATGGCTACTCTCATGTGGGGGACACATACTCCCAGACTCCCTGCCACTCTCTCAGTTACCCAGCTGCTGTGTCGGACCCGGTTCACACAGCACAGCCCCCTGTCACGGCAGCCCACCGCTTCTCAGTCCCAGAGCAGGTGGCTATTACGGGGGTCAGAGGAAAACACAAGcagaagacaggaggagcaaGGACAGTTGGTCCCTCAGCTGTGCCATCTGGACCCCCAGCCATGGCCCCAACATCTACTAGCTGCCTGGCTAAACTGCTCTCCTCCAGTGCTCATGAAC GAAAGCCGTCACTTGGGTTTGATACTGCTGTAGTGACGggcaaaggtcagaggtcatcatcTCCCAGCTCCTCG acaagcagcagcagcactcatgGTGGTGGGCCCTCATcgcagctgcagcatggagctgCTTGGCCTGCAGGGATACCGATGCTGACACCTCTGCACAGCCAGAGCGCCACCCTGGGCCACAGCGGGCCTCACGCCAGCACCTCCAGAGGCTCGGCGGTGTCTGCTCTGCTCACCCACGGCTCGGCGCACACCAGCCCAACCCTCCTCATTCCTAAGACCGAGAAACTCTCACCCGTCCAGCTGTACGGCACAGACAGGAGCAGCTTATCGG TTAATTTTCCAGCACATCCAGGACAGACATCACCACCAAATCCTTTAGACAAAGCCTCCAACCCCGAGTCCCCACACTCCGGCTTCTCAGGACATGGAAAGATGGAGTCAAGTAAG CAAACAGAGACCAGGAGGATAACTCACATCTCAGCAGAGCAGAAGAGGCGTTTCAACATCAAACTGGGATTTGACACTTTACATAACCTCGTGACAACACTCAGCTCTCAGCCAAGCATAAAG ATCAGCAAAGCCACCACGCTACAGAAGACCGCCGAGTACATCGGAAAGATGCAGCAGGAGAGAGCCCAGCTGCACGAGGAGGCCCAGAGACTCAGAGAGGAGATCCAGCTCCTGAACGTCGCCATTAA TGCCTGCCAGCAACAGCTTCCAGCCACTGGTGTTCCCATCACTCGACAGCGCTTTGACCACATGAGGCGGAAGTTCAGAGAGTACGTCCGGGCCCAGACTCTGCAAAACTGGAAGTTCTGGATC TTCAGTATCATCATTGAGCCGCTGTTTGAGTCCTACAATGGAATGGTGTCCACTGCTAGTGTGGAAGACCTGTGTCGATCCACTCTGTCCTGGCTGGACCAGCACTGCTCCCTGCCTGCCCTCAGACCCA TGGTGCTGAGTTCACTCCGCCTCCTGAGTACCACCACGGCCATCCTGACCGACCCCAGCCTCCTACCGGAGCAGGCCACACTTGCTGTTACCCAGGGCGACCCCACTGCTGCCCTGGACCACTCCT